The Populus nigra chromosome 4, ddPopNigr1.1, whole genome shotgun sequence genome contains the following window.
TTGGTTCTCAGCACAAAAGGTATTTAAAACAAGGGAAAATGTGGTTGCGAGAAGGGACAATCGCATCTTGCAATTATCtcaattaatgcttttttttttctttttaatgatgaAGTGTTTTTGCCCAGTACTCCTTACAATTATGGAATATGTTTGATAGAGTCTTGGTGTTGAGCTTGTCCCTTTCGAAACACACAAGGTACGTAGAATTTCTAAAATGAAATCACGGATTAGAAATAATAGATCAGTAGAGAATGTGGAGCAGAAACTTAAACACAGACAGTCACAATGACGACCCTTCCGTGCGAATTGATCAAGATCAGCAAGGGCAAAACAACAAGTAGGCCCCCAAGTTCTTCAGCAAGAAACCGTGTTGCTTTTTAACCCTTTTACCAGAAACAACAACGCTGTTGTTATTGTAGCTAGCTAAGCATTCACTGCAAGGTAGCAAACATCCAGATTTTCTATAAATCCTTACTGGTTGGGGCATGGCTTGTGGGTTTTTATTCCATAACTTCCAAGTTATCATAACCTCAATTAAATTTAACTGAATTACAGGCGCTAGGTTTATTTTTCCATAACAGGAGAGTGAAGCCACCGAATGACTTGAAATCATTGTAAAATCACCCTAATTTCTGACCCCAGCCATTTATTTTGAACTTCGGCACAGAATTTGATTGCAGTGGCTTTAACAACAAATATGTTGCCATCAAATGGGTAAAATGGTAATTTTGAACCACCCACCTACCTCTGCACAAGCCGCCTCATAACTCAGTTTCTCTCAGCCTCGGAGACTCTCACCTAGCTAGAGAGAGAGTGGTTCTTTTGTCTTGAAAGTCATAGACAGGGAGCTAAATGAAGAAAAGAGCGGGGACGGTAGAAGATTGAGACTTTGAGAGTTTAAATTAATGTGCACACAGCACACCCCAAGCCCCCAGTTAAATAGAAATTcgcttcctcttcttctctttttcagtTTACTGActgagtttttcattttttatttatttattcttaactTACAAACTGTTTGTGATATGCCATAAAAGCCCCCTTAACTCCAACATGTCTCAGGACACTCCTACCTCTCAGAAAGCAGAAACTCCACATCAACAAAAACCAAtcaaagcaaaataataataatattcaagaaagatcaaatctttccaatctcctttttccttttcgtttcttttctttatcatcTATAACCCCCCTCCTCTTTATCataacttctttctttctttctttctttctttctttgtgtcTTTTACAGGTAAGGTAGAGTTAGCTAGATTGATTAAGCTTTCGATATTATCTTGAAACAAAAATGTTGGAGTACGAATGGGGAAACCCATCAGCAATGATGCTATCAGGAGGCGATGAACAAGCTGCGAGCAACCAAGAAGTACAGCACCTAAATCGTCAAGCCAACATTTTCGATCACTACACCACGCACTCTTTCAACGACAACAACCTCATCCCTCAACAAACCTCTTCGACCTTAATGTTTCAGAACCACCCCACTGCCACCAACTCTGCACATCATAGTTTCAACTCTCTTTTCGACCCTCGCGCTTACACTGGTTCCGGTGCCTCCTCTTATTCCGCCAACGATCCTTCCCTCCTTTCCCTTGACTCAATCCCAACAATCACTTCAGTTGCAACTTCAACCCCTTATTTCCTTATACCAAAAGGCGAGGAAATTTCTCGGCCTTCTGATTTGATCGCTTCAAGGATAGGACTGAATTTAGGGGGAAGAACTTATTTTTCTTCGGCTGAGGATGATTTTGTGAAGCGGCTATACCGCCGGTCTAGACCACTTGATCCCGGTTCTTCGTCAAATGCTTTAAGATGTCAAGCTGAAGGATGCAATGCTGATCTTACCCATGCTAAACACTACCATAGACGCCATAAAGTCTGTGAGTTTCACTCTAAAGCTTCTACTGTCATCGCAGCCGGGTTGACGCAGCGATTCTGCCAGCAGTGTAGCAGGTTCTGTTGAAATTACATTATTGCCCTCCCCACTAACTTTTCTCCATTTCACACCACGTTTTGTAGATGCTGACAGTAATGAACTGACGATGAGGATGACGGCCCTGTGAGGAAAATTACGGGAATACCCCtgttataatttcatttttaagtGTTTATGATGTGGCCGATGATTGGTTGGCAATGCATGGGGTAATCCCGAGGGCATTTGAGTCCGTTTCGCataccattttgttttttgttttttttctctgtttcctTGTTATAATAATGGCAGCATTACATATTTTGAATGagtctaatttaattaataaaatgcaGTTTAGTAAATTGAAATTACAAAGACAACCTCCATATACTTTCTTATCTTCAATTGTCCCGTCGAGTCCTTTTCTGTCTTTGACATCCCGACATGGTCACAAAAAGACTCACCTGACGATAATACCCCTGGACTTACGTTTTGCTGCCAATGATTGCTTGTGCCGTACATTTGGAAATCCCGAGGGCATTTGTGTCCGTATGTTCTTATGGAGACAACATGAGTTTCTTTTACGTACTACTGTTcgttttctctttatatttatatttatatatatatatatataactaattaACAATACTAAGTAAggttttgattaattaattgtgaTTAGTTACATTAAGATCTTGTACAGGTTTCATATTCTCTCGGAATTTGATAATGGAAAGCGTAGTTGCAGAAAGAGATTGGCTGATCACAATCGTCGCAGGCGAAAATCACACCAAGTTAATCAAGAAAATCAGAGATCACAGCTAGAAAATGCTGCTAATCCCTCATCTGAGATTCTCACAAGTAAGCTCCATATGCTGCTAATCCTTCATCTGAGATTCTCacagataatatatatatatatagcctcaTAATCATATAATCAACTTcgtgattcttttttttaactttgttgGGGGTGGGGGTAATTATAGGGTCTCCACCGGACTCTGGTGCTCACTCTACTTCATCGGCGACTACGGTAGCGATATCGCCACCTCGAATGTCTTTGGATTGTTTCAAGCAAAGAGCATATCAAGCTACGGCTCCCTCTTTTACATCATCAAGCTCACCTTTTATCTCGAGAGGGTAAAAAGGGTCAATGAAATGAAGAAGGATTTAGTCGATTAACTAAGCAGTAACATATATAGTGTTACTCTCAAGTGTTATATACTTACTTTTCCTTCTTAACTTACCCTCtctttattgattattgttcaTTTAATGCTCACTCTTAGATTGTGTTAGTAAAATCAAATGTAGTATCTGCTCTCtgctaatgttttttctctcctcAAACGATAAGATAACTATTTATGTAGAATACCTTCCATATATTTTTCTGTATTTACTTTAAGGAATCTCCAGAAAGGAAAAAGGGTTTTCATTGCCGGGAGGACTTTTCACATAGAAGTATCTGTTTTCTTTCAGAAATGGTTAGGTAGGCACGGGGATGCACGATTAGCTAGCTAGTATCATTCTGGGCATTCCATTATTATCCCTTTGTCGGATCCTGACCTTGGAAAAGGGCAGGAATTAAACATGCATAAGTAAACACAAAACAAGAGGCGTTGCaatagaaatttaaaagaatatcacAAAAAGAAGATCGAGTCGTCTCTGTGAGCTTGTGAGTAGggataaaaatttaatctaCACCTATAAGAATGAATGAGTGGTTTTTTTGGATTGTTATATTAAAGTAGTGAAcaagtataattaatattgttttggtaGTGATGAAGTATAACTATGGTGAAATTCAATTCGAAACTTAATCAATTCATTATAATCCATATTTGTGATATGCTGCAGTAAAGCATATTTAGAGGGTGTGTGgcacaattttgtttttgtttttaggtaattttcaaaattatctggggtttgaaaaaatattaaattaatgtttttttattgttttttatagctttggtatgatgatataaaatatatataaaaaaaagttgaatgaaattTCGTTTTAAGcgtattgattaattaattaataccaaTCAATGATTAGAGCTTAGAACAAATGAGCTCATCTCCCTTTTAGctatctttttctctctctctctacgtGGTTTTTTTCCCTCCGTGTGGAATTTAGTGTTGTAAATGTTAAGACAGCCTATTATTAGCCACGTTACCTCTAGCTAGCTGCACCTACCAGGCCAGGGGAAAGTCTTGCAAGGTTGGGTTTAGTCTTTCGGCTTTTGGCTGAAGTCTTGCAAGATCGTGTTTAGTCATTCGGCTATTGGCTTATACATGTTGGACACCAAATTCAGTGGCATTATCGGACAAGAGATTTTGCCTACCTCTTTTGCAATTTTCTTGGCTTGGAGGTGACATTTGATCATGTGAGGTTTTATTGACGCATCGATCCTTTGGTCTGTAGCAAAGAATAATTACAAGTCATGAATTCATAAAAACTATCTGACCATAATCACATGATAACTTACTTCGCCATAGCTGGTAAGTATCCACCCATCAAAGTGTTTTGGTTCACATAATCCAGGTCGGGTGATAATTGGGGGTCCTTGCCTCTTCTTTTTTGTGCTTGTTTTAGTATTGTTTATTATGATTTCTTGGCACcgtattttaagaaattattgtaATTACAAGAAACTCTAAAAGACATAGGTTTTTCATTGTAGCAATTCGATgtgtttctagtttttttttaatttaattcttgatttttgtttttgtttaattgtgtCCTTCTATCCCAAAAAAACATggctaatttattaataattgttaaggagggataaaatttaaacaaaagaaaaacaagtgtAAAATAAGGAGGAAAAGGTGGCGGtttcaaaaaagaaaccaaaagtaTACTTTGGTCCTCttacataaaaaatgataacttTTCGAtccctaaaaaatttaaaaattcaattgtaGCTAGTACAAAACaccatttttcttattcttttagtttCTAGTTTGAGGTAGAAGATAGAAAATCACTAGATTCTGTTGGTTGGGAAAGAAAATATCGTTTGATAAAGATTTTGACCATCAAAATAGTCGATCTTAGTGTCTACATGTTATATTTGATAAGAAGAGTTACAATAAGATGTTTTTTCACCTTCAGAttgtctggaaaaaaaaaatagatctaacCATAGAAAGCTTTTgggttttaaattgatttttttttttgttattggatttttatttgggttattTGAAACATAAATGGGTTTATTTAGGTCACTAGAATGTTTTTGGGtcaaaaaatggttaaaatagattttttaagtgTTGAACACCCTAATCGACTTTCTTGTAACATCTTGTCGCTAAAATCTAGGTAGAGTAGGCAAAgcgtcaactttttttttaaaaaaaaaaacaagggcgaacgactaacaaaaaaaaaagtaggccTAGGCATGCGAGCTGCCTCGACCACTGCGCGTGGGCCTTTTTTTGGGAGCCCAAGCACATGGGGCCAACCGAGCCTACATGTTATGcctttctcccttctttttttttggattttttttttaatttgatcattcataatcaagc
Protein-coding sequences here:
- the LOC133690560 gene encoding squamosa promoter-binding-like protein 8 produces the protein MLEYEWGNPSAMMLSGGDEQAASNQEVQHLNRQANIFDHYTTHSFNDNNLIPQQTSSTLMFQNHPTATNSAHHSFNSLFDPRAYTGSGASSYSANDPSLLSLDSIPTITSVATSTPYFLIPKGEEISRPSDLIASRIGLNLGGRTYFSSAEDDFVKRLYRRSRPLDPGSSSNALRCQAEGCNADLTHAKHYHRRHKVCEFHSKASTVIAAGLTQRFCQQCSRFHILSEFDNGKRSCRKRLADHNRRRRKSHQVNQENQRSQLENAANPSSEILTRSPPDSGAHSTSSATTVAISPPRMSLDCFKQRAYQATAPSFTSSSSPFISRG